Part of the Ruania alba genome is shown below.
GTCGGTGCGGGCGCCACGCTGAGGGTGAACTCCGCGGTGATGGGATCGCCCACGAACACAGTGAACGTCACGTCCCCGGCGACCTCGGGAACACCTGAGATCTCGCCCGTCTCGGTGTCGAGGTCGAGTCCTGCCGGAAGGTCGCCCTCGGACATGCCCCACGTGTACGGACCACCGTTGCCGCCGTCGGCCTCCAGCGTGACCGCGTACTCCTCGCCCACCGTCCCGTCCGGCAGGGACTCGGTCACGATCACCAGCGGGTCGAGCACGGACAGGGTGCCGTTGACGTACTCGAAGGTGTAGAAGTCGTCAGCCCCGCCGCTGCAGAACGTGGTGGCGGCATCCATGTCGTAGCCGCAGGTCGGCAGGGTGTCCAGGTCGTCGATGGTGTCGTGGTCCCAGAAGCCGGTGTAGCTGGCCGTCACCTCCGGCTCGAACGCACCCTCGTAGGTCGTCGCGTCGCTCGCTGTCACCGTGATGACACCACCCGATCGCTCCACCGCGCCGGCGTCACACGCGCTGGCTACCAGTCGCGGGTAGCCGTCGCCGCGCTGATCGACGTCACCGGGGCACAGCTCGATCGTCTCGTTGCCCCACGGCACGGAGGTACCGGTGGGCACCAGGTTGATGGCCGGGCTTCTCGACCCGGGAAGCGCTGTGCGACTGGGACCACCGTTGTCCCCGAGCGGCTCGAGCAACGGGTTTGCGACAACGCTCGTGTCGGCATCCAGCGTGCAGGTCTCATCTGAAGCGACGTTGAAGCCACCGTCGGTCAGGTTGGTCAGTTCGCCGTCGCAGGCAGACGTGCCATCGAAGGAGTCCACGATCGAAGCGATCGCAGTGGCCATGGTGTCGCCCAGCCAGAGTCCACCCTCAGCATTGTCCGCGACGGTGCTGCCAGCGAGCAGTAGCGGTGCCGCGGCGATCTCGCCGAACTCGTCCCCGAGCTCCTCCCTGCTGATGCCGAAGCCGCCGTTGCCGGCAACAGTGCTCGAGCGGACGAGGCCACTGGAGCCGGTGCTGAGCCGCAGGCCGTCACGTGCGTTGGCCGACACCTCGGTCCGCACCAACTGGATGTCGCCGGGCCAATCGGCGGCCGTAGGGGTCACGATGGCGCCGTAGCCGGTGATCGGCCCCCGACGAGATCGTCGAGGTTGGTACGCACGCTGTCGCTGATGGTGCTGTCGGTGAGCGAGAGGCTGCCGCCTTGCACCATCACACCACCGGCGTTGTCAGCGATCGTGAGATCGCTTCCGGTGACCGATGCAGCGAAGCTGAGGGCGATGCCACCGAAGCCGAAGAGGGACCCCAGGTCCGCGTCCAGGCCGTTCCCGGTGATCGAGGTTCCGGTCAGGTCCACGGTGGTCCGCTGTTGCGCGTGCGGCTCCTCGACGGCGAAGACACCTGCCCAGTCGTTGTCGGCGATGACGCCACCGGTCACCGTGGCATGGGCATAGGCTGCGAACAGGCCGATAGCGTTGCGGCTGAGTTCGGTGTCCGTCACGACCGCATCGACGGAACCTTCGAGGTAGACGCCAGCGCCTGGCGTCCCGTCCCCGGCCTCGCCGCCGTCGTTGTCCGTGACGACGCTGTTCGTCAGCTCAAGGCTGGATCCCTCGAGCGAGGAGGCGAGTGCCCACACCCCGGCCTGGTTGTTCGCGATGGTGCTGTCGCTGATCTGCGTCTGGCCATGCTCGACGTGCACTCCGATGGCATGGCCGGTGATCTCGGTGCCGGTGATCGTGACGGTGAGCGGTATGGGTTCGCCGTCCGTCGAGCCAGCCCGTCCCCAGATGCCGGCGTCCTGGCCCTCACTGGCGTTGTCGGACATGGTGCTGTTCGTCAGCGTGACATCGCCGCCGTCGGGCAGCATCATGCCGTTGTCGTTGCCCGAGATCGTCACGGCCGTACCGGTGAACGCGCCACCCTGGTAGATCACCACCCCGCCGCGGAACGTCCCGCCCGTGGGATCGCCGCTGTCGATGATCGAGGTTCCGGTCACGTCGAACGTCGCATCGGCGGTGTAGCCGATGAGTCCGGCACCCAGGCTGCCCGACACTGATCCGCCCGTGATCGTCGCCTCGCCCGCCACCAGCGCCACACCGACGGCATTGGCGGCGATGCTGGACGAGTTGATCGTGACCATCGCCGGTGCAGCGTCGGGCCCGAGTTCACTGTTGCCCGCCAGGACACCGGAGCCGGTACCGGTGATCGTGGCATCCTCGATGGTGACGACGCTGCCGGCATCTGCATGGACACCGACGGTCGAGGGAGCCGCTGGAGCGCCCGTGATGGTGATTCCCGAGAGTGTTGCGGCGCGGTCGGTGGCAACGTGGATCACCGGCTGGAGGGCGGTGGTGTCCTCGTCGATGAAGCCGATGTCGGCGATCGTCACCGTACCGTCGGCAGCATCGATCAGCACCGTGGGCGCGTTGTCGGGATCGGGGTTGGTCAGCGACACCTCGCCCGCCCCCGCGCCTTGCAGCGTCACCGGGGTGGTGATCGTCAGAGCTTCGGCATAGTCGCCGGCTGCGATCGACACGATGTCATCGGGAAGTGCCAACGTCACTGCCGCGCCGATCGTGGCGCAGGCATCCGCGCCAGCGGCCTCGCCGCAGTCCGGCCCGTCGGTTCCGGCGGCGGCGTCGACGTACCAGGTCGAACCAGCCGCAGTTGCCGGCGGGGCGCCCCCGCGAAGATCAGGGCGGTTGCTGCGACGACGGCCGAGCCGACAGCAACGAGGCGGCGATGCTGGAGTCGATGGGTGCCCACTCCGGAAGCGGTATCAGGCAGGTGGGCGCCGGGAATGCGCATCGCTCGTCCCCATTATTCGATTGAACAGGTGTCTGTGAGACCTTAGCGTCCATTGAGTGATTTCGGAAGCCTTGCCGATGAAGTTCCGGGGGTCGGCGTTTGCCCGCGCTGCGTCGGGTCGCGTGGGGCCGAACCTCACACCGGGTGAGTCAAGTTCGCGTCGTTGTTCTGCACCGAACCCACGCGGGGGGACACCTCGTGCCAGCGCAAGGGGGGCGTCGGGATCGTCAGGGCGGCGAGTGCCTCGTCCGGTGCGGTGATGGCCGGATCGAGCCAGAACCTGGTTGATTCCTGGGAGAGGACCACGGGCTCACGGCTGTGGATCTGTTCCAGCCCGCCGCGGGCGTCTTCGGTGACGATCGTGGTGGAGAGCACCCACCGGTCCGGGTCGTCGGGATCCTTGGCCGGGTCTCGCCACCAGGCGTACAGGCCGGCGAACGCGAGCGGTGCGCCGTCGCTGCGGTGGATGTAGAACGGGGTGCGGCGCGGCTTGGTCTGGCCGGGCACCTCCTCCTTCAGCCACTCGTAGTAGCCGTCGGCCACCACGACGCAGCGCCGGGTGCGCAGGGACTTCGTGAATGCCGGTTTGGCGGCGAGGCTGTCGCTGCGGGCGTTGAACATCCGCGACCCGACGGTGAGGTCCTTCGCCCACCCGGGGACCAGCCCCCACCGGGCGACGTGCATCTCGCGGCGCACGGGCGCCGAGGTCGCGTCGGTGTCGGCGCCGTCGGTGGGCTTCGGTGCTCGGTCGAGCACGATCCGGACCCCGTCGGTGGGGGCCACGTTGTAACTGGCCTCGAGCAGGCCGGCACGTTCGGTGATCTCCTCGACGTCAAAAGCGTCGGCAAGATCCTGAGCCTCCCGGAACGAGGCGTAGCGACCGCACATGGGCCCAGCCTGCCAGGCGCCAGAGGTGTGCGCCGCTGCGGCGATCGCTCAGACGGTCCAGTCGAGCCACCCCTCGGCGAGCACTCCCGCCGTGTACCAGAACACTCCCATCACCATGGCCAGGCCGAGGACCCGCGCGGGGTGATCCCGGAACCAGTGCAGACCGAGCGTCGCCAGCAGCAGCCACGCGGCGATGAGAACGACCCGGCCGGTGAGTGGTGCGAGGATCCCGATCGACAGGAAGAACGGCACCTGCGCGATCATCAGCAGCATGCCGGTCGCGGCCAGGAGCGTGTCCGCCACTGGGTGGGGGCGCGAGATCTCGCCACGGGCGACGCTGGCCATGGAGTGACGATAGTTGCGATGATCGAACCTTGCATCAGGAAGGAATCGGGAGGGGCGATGGCGACGTTCGTCTCCACCTGGTTGGTGGCCGCCCCGCCCGCGGCCGCGTGGGCAGTGCTCACCGCAACGCAGCAGTGGCCGCAGTGGTGGCCCGGTTTCACCCGGGTGGTGCAGGTGCGTGCGGGCGACGACGGCGGCGTGGGTCAACGCATCCATCTCACCCTCAATGTGGGCTACCGGCTCCGGTTCGGCACCGAGATCGTGGCCGTCCAGCCCGGGCAGTGGGCCCGCGCCCGGGTGGTTGGTGACCTGCGCGGGACGGGGATCTGGGCCGCCCGGCCGGTGCGTGGTGGGACGGAAATGACTATCTTCTGGGACGTCCAGGTGCAACGCGTCTGGATGCGCGCGCTGGCGCCGGTGGCCGGCGGGCTGTTCGCCGCTGCGCACGCCCGGGTGATGGCGGCCGGGGAGCGCGGCCTGCGCCAGGAGCTGACCACCAGAGAGCCGACCGGGAACGGATAGCCTCGATGGCCATGGAGATCAGCACGGGCGAGGCGACCACCCTGGGGCGTGAGGAACTCGTGGACCTGTACTCCGCCGTCGGGTGGAGCGCCTACACGCGCGACCCGGACGCCCTGCTCCGGGCGGTGCGCGGCTCGCACCGGGTGGGCGTGGCCTGGGACGGGGAGCAGCTGGTGGGTCTGGCGCGCACGATCTCCGACGGCGTCACGGTGGTCTACCTGCAGGACGTGCTGGTGCGCCCCTCGCACCAGCGCACCGGCCTCGGCCGCGAACTGCTCACCCAACTGCTCGGCTCCTACGGCGACATCCGCCAGCAGGTGCTGCTCACCGACGACCGCCCCGAGCAGCGGGCCTTCTACACCTCGCTCGGGTTCGTCGAGACCCACGATCACGACCCGGGGCTGCGCGCGTTCGTGAGACTGCGCTGAGGCGGCCCTCGGGCGCGGCGTAGGATCGCAGGCGATGACCGAGGACAATGTGGACCAGCCGAAGACCTGTTGCGCACCGGCGCGGGAGACCCCGCAGGGAGCACTCGCAGAGGAGAGCGTCGGGGAGGTGCCGGCCGGCGCGGGCCGCGGACAGCACGCGGTCGAGCAGTGCGCGGTGCCGGCGCAGACCTTCCAGATGGGCGACGCCGACGGTGTCGGGTACCACGCCGACGGGGAGACCCCGGTGCACCCGGTGACCGTGGACGCGTTCAGCATCGACGCCACCTCGGTGACGAATGCGGACTTCGCAGCCTTCGTGGAGGCCACCGGGTACCGCACCGAGTCCGAGACCTTCGGGTTCTCGGCCGTGTTCCATCTCGCCCTGGCCGCTCCTGAGGAGGCCATCATGGGGCGCGCGCCGGGCACTCCCTGGTGGCTCGGCGTCAAGGGCGCCGACTGGGCACACCCGGGCGGTCCGAACTCCTCCGTCGAGGGCCTGGCGGACCACCCGGTGGTGCACATCTCCTGGAACGACGCCGAGGCGTACTGCCGGTGGGCCGGTCGGACGTTGCCGACCGAGGCACAGTGGGAGGCCGCCAGCCGCGGGGGAACCCAGGGGCACCGTTACCCGTGGGGTGCCGAGTTCCCCGGCGACGGTGACCAGTGGCGGGCGAACATCTGGCAGGGCCGGTTCCCGGTGGACAACACGGTCGAGGACGGGTTCCTCACCACCGCCCCGGTGCGCACCTTCAGCCCGAACGCCTACGGCCTGTGGCAGACCGTGGGGAACGTGTGGGAGTGGTGCGCGGACTGGTTCGACCCCCGCTACTACACCCACTCGCCGGCGCAGAACCCTACCGGGCCCGAGCAGGGGATGGCCCGGGTACTGCGTGGGGGGTCGTTCCTGTGCCACGACTCCTACTGCAACCGCTACCGGAACGCGGCCCGCTCGTCCAACACCCCGGACTCGGCGATGAGCAACACCGGCTTCCGGACCGTCTCGGCCGCCTGAACTGCCTACTGTCCGAGTGCGGCCAGCCCGCGGGTGGGGCGGCTGATGGCCGACGGCGGCCGGTCGCCCTGGTCCTGCAGGTCCACCCGGCGCACGCCACAGCCCGTGCAACGGACGTAGAGGAGGCGGCCCTGCGAGGTGTGGTGCGCCGACTCGACGACCCAACCGTGCTCGTGGGCGGCGAGGGGGACTGAAGGAGTGAGCGGCTGGTGCAGCTGATCGGTGGTCATGGGGTCCACCATGATGTAATGGTCTTATGCATCTCAACCCTTACGGCGATCTGGTCTCGCCCTGAGGTTGGTGAGAGCGCTGTTCTCAATGCCAGTCGCGTAGCAGTGACATCTGCAATCGCTGCAACCCTGCTGCAGCCCCGTCGACCATTGCCCATACGGGCCGGTTCACCGTCATTTCTCCGACCATCGTGGTCACGCGCCGTCGTTCGGTGCGGTCCAGAGGGGCTTCTCCTCGCACATCATTGGGGCGGATCAGCGTGCCCAGGACTGCGAAGTCGATCAGGTGACGGCGACGGTGGGTGTCCAGCGTCACCCCATGAGCGGCTGACTTGGCGACCACTGCGCCGACGAGTGAAGGGCGCGGAACGCATCCTGTGCGGCCGTCGATGAGGACGGCCTGTGTTGAAGTCCGATTGAGGGCCTTCTGCGCGCCGGGCGTCTCGATCGTGGTGGCCCCGCCTGCCCCTCGCCGGCTCGCGGCCCGCTCGCCGAGGTAGCGAGGGATGAGGAGGTCGACGGTCGCAGAGCCGCGAATCCAGCGGTGCTGATGTCCGGACCGAGTGGTCCCGTCCGGGGTGAAGCCGAGGTCGACCAGCGTGCTAGTGATCTCGAGTAACGCCTGGGGGTGTCCGCGAACGTCCAGCACGGCGTCGGCGTCATTGGTCGGGCGGGTGGGCCAGGATCCACGTGCTGCGCACCACAGGTGCACGAGTTGGCCACCGACCAGGGTCCACCCGCTGGGGTGCCGGCTCTGCAGGTCCAGCAGGGCGTGCCAGCCTGCAGCCTGTTCGTCATTGAGCATCGGCACCTCGACTGCCTCGGTGTGGCCTGGCGTACTCACGGCTGTAACTCGGAGCGGATGAGGGCTGCCGCTTGCTGAGCCTCGCGAGGGCCGCCGTCGGCAAGGTCAGCAGCGACCAGGAGCCATGGCACCGGTGCCTGCACTCGATGTGGTGCCACGTACAGCACGACGTTGCCCGTCTGGCCGAGTTCCTGTGGTGTCAGTAGGTGATCGATGATCAGGTTGTCCAGATCGACAGAGGCGACATAGCCCTCCGCAAGGCGGTTGTCAGCCATCCCGGAGCGTCGGTCGCTACGCCCGGACCGTGCCAGGCGGTCATCGTCGAGCACCCCTGGGAGGTCGGGGGCGGCGTAGGTCAGACGTCGCGCTCGCCGGGCCAGCAGCGACCGCAACTTCGGAAGCGGCAGCCCTTCGTGGACGAGCTCGCGCCAGCGCCGCCGAAGCCGGGAGATTTCCGAGGGGGTGAGGTCGTGCGGATGCTGTCCGT
Proteins encoded:
- a CDS encoding choice-of-anchor Q domain-containing protein gives rise to the protein MTPTAADWPGDIQLVRTEVSANARDGLRLSTGSSGLVRSSTVAGNGGFGISREELGDEFGEIAAAPLLLAGSTVADNAEGGLWLGDTMATAIASIVDSFDGTSACDGELTNLTDGGFNVASDETCTLDADTSVVANPLLEPLGDNGGPSRTALPGSRSPAINLVPTGTSVPWGNETIELCPGDVDQRGDGYPRLVASACDAGAVERSGGVITVTASDATTYEGAFEPEVTASYTGFWDHDTIDDLDTLPTCGYDMDAATTFCSGGADDFYTFEYVNGTLSVLDPLVIVTESLPDGTVGEEYAVTLEADGGNGGPYTWGMSEGDLPAGLDLDTETGEISGVPEVAGDVTFTVFVGDPITAEFTLSVAPAPTDPPTEPTDPPTEPTDPPTEPTDPPTGPTDPPTEPTDPSGEPSDPPTSEPSDADPGQEMPDTGADVLLGLAVSAALLVLGAALMLTVRRQRHQRSVS
- a CDS encoding right-handed parallel beta-helix repeat-containing protein — encoded protein: MSIAAGDYAEALTITTPVTLQGAGAGEVSLTNPDPDNAPTVLIDAADGTVTIADIGFIDEDTTALQPVIHVATDRAATLSGITITGAPAAPSTVGVHADAGSVVTIEDATITGTGSGVLAGNSELGPDAAPAMVTINSSSIAANAVGVALVAGEATITGGSVSGSLGAGLIGYTADATFDVTGTSIIDSGDPTGGTFRGGVVIYQGGAFTGTAVTISGNDNGMMLPDGGDVTLTNSTMSDNASEGQDAGIWGRAGSTDGEPIPLTVTITGTEITGHAIGVHVEHGQTQISDSTIANNQAGVWALASSLEGSSLELTNSVVTDNDGGEAGDGTPGAGVYLEGSVDAVVTDTELSRNAIGLFAAYAHATVTGGVIADNDWAGVFAVEEPHAQQRTTVDLTGTSITGNGLDADLGSLFGFGGIALSFAASVTGSDLTIADNAGGVMVQGGSLSLTDSTISDSVRTNLDDLVGGRSPATAPS
- a CDS encoding SOS response-associated peptidase, which encodes MCGRYASFREAQDLADAFDVEEITERAGLLEASYNVAPTDGVRIVLDRAPKPTDGADTDATSAPVRREMHVARWGLVPGWAKDLTVGSRMFNARSDSLAAKPAFTKSLRTRRCVVVADGYYEWLKEEVPGQTKPRRTPFYIHRSDGAPLAFAGLYAWWRDPAKDPDDPDRWVLSTTIVTEDARGGLEQIHSREPVVLSQESTRFWLDPAITAPDEALAALTIPTPPLRWHEVSPRVGSVQNNDANLTHPV
- a CDS encoding SRPBCC family protein; the encoded protein is MATFVSTWLVAAPPAAAWAVLTATQQWPQWWPGFTRVVQVRAGDDGGVGQRIHLTLNVGYRLRFGTEIVAVQPGQWARARVVGDLRGTGIWAARPVRGGTEMTIFWDVQVQRVWMRALAPVAGGLFAAAHARVMAAGERGLRQELTTREPTGNG
- a CDS encoding GNAT family N-acetyltransferase, with translation MEISTGEATTLGREELVDLYSAVGWSAYTRDPDALLRAVRGSHRVGVAWDGEQLVGLARTISDGVTVVYLQDVLVRPSHQRTGLGRELLTQLLGSYGDIRQQVLLTDDRPEQRAFYTSLGFVETHDHDPGLRAFVRLR
- a CDS encoding formylglycine-generating enzyme family protein translates to MTEDNVDQPKTCCAPARETPQGALAEESVGEVPAGAGRGQHAVEQCAVPAQTFQMGDADGVGYHADGETPVHPVTVDAFSIDATSVTNADFAAFVEATGYRTESETFGFSAVFHLALAAPEEAIMGRAPGTPWWLGVKGADWAHPGGPNSSVEGLADHPVVHISWNDAEAYCRWAGRTLPTEAQWEAASRGGTQGHRYPWGAEFPGDGDQWRANIWQGRFPVDNTVEDGFLTTAPVRTFSPNAYGLWQTVGNVWEWCADWFDPRYYTHSPAQNPTGPEQGMARVLRGGSFLCHDSYCNRYRNAARSSNTPDSAMSNTGFRTVSAA
- a CDS encoding helix-turn-helix domain-containing protein — protein: MPLLGVDEVAAHLGVSARRVRNMLAHGHLHGRMLGGQWLIDPTSLPAIPRGPGQPLTPRTAWGLVAISHGQHPHDLTPSEISRLRRRWRELVHEGLPLPKLRSLLARRARRLTYAAPDLPGVLDDDRLARSGRSDRRSGMADNRLAEGYVASVDLDNLIIDHLLTPQELGQTGNVVLYVAPHRVQAPVPWLLVAADLADGGPREAQQAAALIRSELQP